Proteins encoded by one window of Halomonas sp. Bachu 37:
- a CDS encoding ABC transporter ATP-binding protein, translating to MAATPIPLEVRNIKKRFGDTEVLKGLSLQANKGDVITLIGASGSGKSTFLRCMNLLEQPDEGDLLVHGEEIRFKMTRHGREPADWKQVVRMRAKLSMVFQSFNLWAHMTLLENIIEAPVHVLGTPKKEAIAHARDLLERVGLTARADAYPAQMSGGQQQRGAIARALAMNPEVMLFDEPTSALDPELVGDVLKVMRDLADEGRTMVVVTHEMGFARDVSSQVIYLHQGVVEEAGHPQDILTNPQSPRLQQFLAPKY from the coding sequence ATGGCCGCTACGCCTATCCCCCTTGAAGTGCGCAACATCAAGAAACGCTTCGGTGATACGGAAGTTCTCAAAGGGCTTTCCCTGCAAGCCAACAAAGGCGATGTGATTACGCTGATCGGCGCCTCCGGTTCTGGCAAGAGTACCTTTCTGCGCTGCATGAACCTGCTGGAACAGCCCGACGAAGGCGACCTGCTGGTGCATGGCGAGGAAATACGCTTCAAGATGACCCGTCACGGTCGCGAGCCGGCCGACTGGAAGCAGGTCGTACGCATGCGCGCCAAGCTTTCCATGGTCTTTCAGAGCTTCAACCTCTGGGCGCACATGACCCTGCTGGAGAACATCATCGAAGCACCGGTGCACGTACTCGGCACCCCCAAGAAGGAAGCCATCGCGCATGCCCGTGACCTGCTGGAGCGCGTCGGGCTGACCGCCAGGGCCGATGCCTACCCGGCGCAGATGTCCGGTGGCCAGCAGCAGCGCGGCGCCATTGCCCGTGCCCTGGCCATGAATCCGGAAGTCATGCTGTTCGATGAGCCCACCTCGGCACTCGACCCGGAGCTGGTGGGCGATGTGCTCAAGGTCATGCGCGATCTGGCCGACGAGGGGCGCACCATGGTGGTAGTCACCCATGAGATGGGCTTTGCCCGGGATGTGTCGAGCCAGGTCATCTACCTCCATCAGGGCGTGGTGGAAGAAGCCGGGCATCCCCAGGATATTCTCACCAACCCCCAGTCGCCGCGCCTGCAGCAGTTCCTGGCGCCCAAGTATTAA
- a CDS encoding ABC transporter permease, translating into MLDLQGYGPRLLEGAGVTIQLAVLSLILALALGLLTASAKMSRSWLLHRVATFYTTVIRGVPDLVLMMLLFFGGQIGINAITDMLYDNYGLDYYINFNAFAAGVITIGFIFGAYMGETFRGAFMAVDNGQIEAAKAYGMSPWLVFHRIRFPLMMRHALPGLSNNWMVLLKTTALVSVIGLTDMVRVAAEASRATHEPFVFLIPVAAVYLLIASVSEWIFARLQKHYDIGFGEH; encoded by the coding sequence ATGCTGGATCTGCAAGGTTATGGCCCGCGCCTGCTTGAAGGCGCCGGGGTGACCATTCAACTGGCCGTGCTGTCATTGATCCTGGCGCTGGCGCTGGGGCTGCTCACCGCCAGCGCCAAGATGTCACGCAGCTGGCTGCTGCACCGCGTCGCCACCTTCTACACCACGGTGATTCGCGGGGTGCCGGACCTGGTCCTGATGATGCTGCTGTTCTTCGGCGGCCAGATCGGCATCAACGCCATCACCGACATGCTCTATGACAACTACGGGCTCGATTACTACATCAACTTCAACGCCTTCGCCGCCGGCGTCATCACCATCGGTTTCATTTTCGGCGCTTATATGGGCGAGACCTTCCGGGGTGCCTTCATGGCGGTGGACAATGGCCAGATCGAAGCGGCCAAGGCCTACGGCATGAGCCCGTGGCTGGTGTTCCACCGCATCCGCTTTCCCTTGATGATGCGCCACGCCCTGCCGGGGTTATCCAACAACTGGATGGTCCTGCTCAAGACGACCGCGTTGGTGTCGGTCATCGGCCTGACCGACATGGTCCGGGTGGCGGCGGAAGCTTCCCGCGCCACTCACGAGCCGTTCGTATTCCTGATTCCCGTCGCCGCCGTCTACCTGTTGATCGCCAGCGTCTCGGAATGGATCTTCGCCCGCCTGCAAAAACACTACGACATCGGCTTCGGGGAGCACTGA
- a CDS encoding ABC transporter permease gives MDIAAWFDDLLAGNLIFTAQTLGYYWEGLVTTTQLVFLSLVIGLVMAVPLAVLRGSRHKWISLPIYVYTYVFRGTPLLIQLYIIYYGVVFIDGIQESFLWPLLREAFYPALIAFTLNTAAYTTEIFRGAIKSTSKGEIEAARAYGMSQGLMMRRIILPSAFRRALPAYGNEVIFMLHASAIASVVTLMDLTGAARFVYARYYAPFEAFLFVAALYLCLTFAILFFFRFLEKKLLAHLRPQS, from the coding sequence ATGGATATCGCCGCCTGGTTCGACGATCTTCTCGCCGGCAACCTCATCTTTACCGCCCAGACCCTGGGCTACTACTGGGAAGGCCTGGTCACCACCACCCAGCTGGTGTTTCTCTCGCTGGTGATAGGCCTGGTGATGGCCGTGCCGCTCGCGGTGCTGCGCGGCTCCCGGCACAAGTGGATCAGCCTGCCGATCTATGTCTATACCTACGTGTTTCGTGGGACGCCGCTGCTTATCCAGCTCTACATCATCTACTACGGCGTGGTATTCATCGACGGCATCCAGGAGTCGTTCCTGTGGCCCCTGCTGCGCGAGGCGTTCTACCCCGCCCTGATCGCCTTTACCCTCAACACCGCCGCCTATACCACCGAGATATTTCGTGGTGCCATCAAGTCCACCTCGAAAGGCGAAATCGAGGCCGCCCGTGCCTACGGCATGTCCCAGGGGCTGATGATGCGCCGTATCATCCTGCCCAGCGCCTTTCGCCGCGCCCTGCCGGCCTACGGTAACGAGGTGATCTTCATGTTGCATGCCAGCGCCATCGCCAGCGTGGTCACGCTGATGGACCTCACCGGGGCGGCACGCTTTGTCTACGCCCGTTACTACGCGCCATTCGAAGCCTTCCTGTTCGTTGCCGCGCTGTATCTGTGCCTGACATTCGCGATTCTGTTTTTCTTTCGTTTTCTGGAGAAGAAACTGCTGGCTCACCTTCGGCCGCAGAGCTGA
- a CDS encoding transporter substrate-binding domain-containing protein translates to MKKLLTVSLLGLAVAAASSAQARDYDHVRIGVDVPYEPMEYRTPEGELTGFDIELGNELCERIDVTCEWIEQEWDGIIPGLMSRNYDAIMSSMTINDERRQTVLFSDPYFTPPSAWFAPSSSELEETTEESLEGKTIGVQRGTLQDNYVTDMYGSVADISRYSTADDMVLDMEAERLDILFLDYPVGKATLLDSDNRDYRVVGETITEPKKYFGDGFGIAFRKRDEALADRFNDALAEVQQDGTYDEIYNRYFSESKKNAE, encoded by the coding sequence ATGAAGAAGCTGTTGACCGTTTCCCTCCTTGGCCTTGCCGTCGCCGCCGCTTCCTCCGCCCAGGCGCGTGACTACGATCATGTCCGTATCGGCGTGGATGTGCCCTACGAGCCGATGGAATACCGCACTCCCGAGGGTGAGCTGACGGGTTTCGATATCGAACTGGGCAATGAATTGTGCGAGCGCATCGACGTCACCTGCGAGTGGATCGAGCAAGAGTGGGACGGTATCATTCCGGGGCTGATGTCGCGCAACTACGACGCCATCATGTCCTCCATGACCATCAACGACGAACGGCGCCAGACCGTGCTGTTCTCCGATCCCTACTTCACGCCGCCCTCCGCCTGGTTCGCCCCGTCGTCAAGCGAGCTGGAAGAGACCACCGAAGAGAGCCTGGAAGGCAAGACCATCGGCGTCCAGCGTGGCACCCTTCAGGATAACTACGTCACCGACATGTACGGCAGCGTCGCCGACATCAGCCGCTACTCCACCGCTGACGACATGGTGCTGGACATGGAAGCCGAGCGCCTGGACATCCTGTTCCTCGACTATCCGGTGGGCAAGGCCACGCTGCTGGACAGCGACAACCGCGATTACCGGGTCGTTGGCGAGACGATTACCGAGCCCAAGAAGTACTTCGGTGACGGTTTCGGCATTGCTTTCCGCAAGCGCGATGAAGCCTTGGCCGATCGTTTCAACGACGCCCTGGCCGAAGTTCAGCAGGACGGCACCTACGATGAAATCTACAATCGCTACTTCTCCGAGTCCAAGAAGAACGCGGAATAA
- a CDS encoding TraX family protein, translated as MPTPALLPPRPIAPSSSWTGWGQWLALVTMTMDHLTRYVLPASWELGWAGASIGRIAFPLFAAMVAWHGLFNTRNPLRYARRILIIGLVAQLPYMMMPRATDMLILNVCFTLASGLAGGVWLRNQWLDYRQGQLSALRLAVTSVIMLTAWYWLGLWVEYGHNGLLLIPLYMLAMHHLSRVGETFSARLIAAAWALPALLIAGRMNASDMAKSFTVATCLAVLLLAAGAAQRVPRVRPGMPRRLWLAWYPGHFALLALWVWASGQLL; from the coding sequence ATGCCCACTCCCGCCCTGCTTCCGCCGCGCCCGATTGCGCCCTCCTCGAGCTGGACGGGGTGGGGCCAGTGGCTGGCGCTGGTCACCATGACGATGGATCACCTGACCCGTTACGTCTTGCCGGCGAGCTGGGAGCTGGGGTGGGCGGGCGCCTCCATCGGCCGCATTGCCTTTCCGCTGTTTGCCGCTATGGTGGCCTGGCATGGGCTGTTCAATACCCGCAACCCGCTACGCTACGCGCGCCGTATCCTGATCATCGGCCTGGTCGCCCAGTTGCCCTACATGATGATGCCGCGTGCGACAGACATGCTTATTCTCAATGTCTGTTTCACCCTTGCCAGCGGTCTCGCCGGCGGCGTCTGGCTGCGCAACCAGTGGCTCGACTATCGCCAGGGCCAGCTTTCCGCGCTGCGCCTGGCCGTCACTAGCGTCATCATGCTGACGGCTTGGTACTGGCTGGGCTTGTGGGTCGAATATGGGCACAACGGCTTGCTGCTGATTCCACTTTACATGCTGGCCATGCACCATCTGAGTCGGGTCGGCGAGACATTTTCCGCTCGGCTCATCGCGGCGGCCTGGGCCCTGCCGGCTCTGCTGATCGCCGGGCGGATGAATGCCTCGGACATGGCCAAATCCTTCACCGTGGCGACATGCCTGGCGGTACTGCTGCTTGCCGCCGGGGCGGCACAGCGCGTACCCCGGGTACGCCCCGGCATGCCCCGGCGCCTGTGGCTGGCCTGGTATCCCGGCCACTTCGCCTTGCTCGCCCTATGGGTATGGGCCAGCGGGCAGCTTCTTTGA
- a CDS encoding DMT family transporter, giving the protein MTYTALFLAIFLEVVATTFLHKSQQFTQLLPSVITVVGYACSFYLLTIVMKSMPVGIVYAIWGGLGVVLIGLAGVVVLDQKLDAAAWVGMGFIVTGVLIVNLFSASTHS; this is encoded by the coding sequence ATGACCTACACCGCATTGTTTCTCGCTATTTTCCTGGAGGTTGTGGCCACCACCTTCCTGCACAAGTCGCAGCAGTTCACCCAGTTGTTGCCCAGTGTCATTACGGTGGTCGGCTACGCGTGTTCCTTCTATCTGCTCACTATCGTGATGAAAAGCATGCCGGTGGGGATTGTCTACGCCATCTGGGGCGGCCTCGGCGTGGTGCTGATCGGGCTTGCTGGTGTCGTGGTACTCGATCAGAAACTGGATGCCGCCGCCTGGGTCGGCATGGGATTCATCGTTACCGGCGTTCTGATCGTGAATCTATTTTCCGCTTCGACTCACTCCTGA
- a CDS encoding diguanylate cyclase domain-containing protein encodes MADHSYSPSFSPLRSGYSRDHYANQKQLRSEQVRLLYDQLWQPVLASVLASLLLVAAMWPVMDSVVLVGWLVAILTISCVRLGLAYRFYRLPAIRQQQRRWLWRFSLASCVSGVIWGAAGLLLFAAEHDGEMAALTIVLAGIAAGGVTTLSSVWWVALSFVLPILLPLMVQFLRLGSPLSILLGMLVALFLGLVLVSSRRLSCIIRDNIALRVTMASREAQLLESESRYRSIFQHSPLGVLHYTQTGILSDCNEKLLDILKVSKAQLVGYNLLKPSIDGHVIAAVSDSLQRGSGYYEGTYCLPGAREGTPVRAFFNGVRGTHGDIIGGVAIIEDCTERKRAEAIIHRQAHYDPLTDLPNRRLFIERLQARLQPSRERQLPGLLMFLDMDRFKLINDTLGHAAGDDLLVQVARRLESCLAEGDMAARLSGDEFVMLASLEAPEVEMESAAEARVEEVLNVLKAPYRLESHWMDVTPSVGYTCLEAEMDDHEEALKQADIAMYQAKTQGRARFCRYQPEMRPSLPQE; translated from the coding sequence ATGGCGGACCATTCCTATTCACCCTCGTTCTCACCGCTGCGTAGCGGATACTCTCGCGATCACTACGCCAATCAGAAACAGTTGCGTAGCGAGCAGGTACGCCTGCTCTACGACCAGCTCTGGCAGCCGGTGCTGGCCAGCGTGCTGGCCAGTCTACTGCTGGTGGCTGCCATGTGGCCGGTCATGGATTCCGTCGTGCTGGTGGGTTGGCTCGTCGCCATCCTGACCATCTCATGTGTCAGGCTCGGCCTGGCGTACCGTTTTTATCGTCTACCCGCCATTCGACAGCAGCAGCGGCGATGGTTATGGCGTTTCAGCCTGGCATCCTGCGTCTCGGGAGTCATATGGGGTGCGGCGGGGCTGTTACTGTTTGCGGCGGAGCATGACGGCGAAATGGCGGCCTTGACCATTGTGCTGGCCGGCATCGCGGCGGGCGGTGTCACCACGCTCTCCTCGGTGTGGTGGGTGGCATTGAGCTTCGTGCTGCCGATTCTGTTGCCGCTCATGGTGCAGTTTTTGCGCCTGGGCTCGCCGCTTTCGATACTGCTGGGGATGCTGGTGGCGCTTTTCCTGGGGCTGGTGCTGGTCTCGAGTCGTCGCCTGAGTTGCATCATCCGCGACAACATTGCCCTGCGCGTGACAATGGCGTCACGCGAGGCGCAACTGCTGGAAAGCGAAAGCCGCTACCGTTCCATCTTTCAGCATTCGCCCCTGGGCGTGCTGCATTACACCCAGACGGGGATACTCAGCGACTGCAATGAAAAGCTGCTGGATATACTCAAGGTAAGCAAGGCCCAACTGGTGGGATACAACTTGCTGAAACCCTCCATCGACGGACATGTGATAGCGGCGGTAAGCGACTCTCTGCAGCGAGGCAGCGGTTATTACGAAGGCACCTACTGCTTGCCAGGTGCCAGAGAGGGCACGCCGGTGCGCGCTTTCTTCAATGGCGTACGCGGTACCCACGGTGACATCATCGGGGGCGTGGCGATCATCGAGGATTGCACCGAACGCAAGCGGGCCGAGGCGATCATTCATCGCCAGGCGCATTACGATCCCTTGACCGACCTGCCCAACCGCCGTCTGTTCATCGAGCGGTTGCAGGCACGTCTGCAGCCCTCGCGAGAAAGGCAACTGCCAGGGCTGCTGATGTTTCTCGACATGGACCGCTTCAAGTTGATCAACGATACCCTGGGGCATGCGGCGGGAGACGATCTGCTGGTGCAGGTTGCCAGGCGACTGGAGAGCTGTCTTGCAGAGGGGGATATGGCGGCGCGCCTAAGCGGTGATGAGTTCGTGATGCTGGCCTCGCTGGAAGCGCCTGAGGTGGAGATGGAATCCGCAGCCGAGGCGCGTGTCGAGGAGGTTCTCAATGTCCTCAAGGCGCCTTATCGGCTGGAAAGCCACTGGATGGATGTCACGCCGAGCGTGGGCTATACCTGCCTCGAGGCGGAAATGGACGACCATGAAGAGGCCTTGAAGCAGGCCGACATCGCCATGTATCAGGCCAAGACCCAGGGGCGCGCCCGCTTCTGCCGTTACCAGCCCGAGATGCGCCCGTCGTTGCCTCAGGAGTGA
- a CDS encoding 5-(carboxyamino)imidazole ribonucleotide synthase, producing the protein MNIGVLGAGQLGRMLALAGYPLGNRFTFLDTTGNPSAGIGEVIVDPNNQHLDEFLAKVDLVTYEFEHLPVELVREIEAQKPVYPGSRAIAVCQNRVEEKALFDRLGIPTPAYRVVESAEQLEAAARELGCPVVAKSVTEGYDGKGQAVLKQPEQALESWNSIGHSQLIVEAFVDFVREVSIIAVRGRDGQVVFYPMAENVHVDGILRYSLAPMPDLDAAVQQTADGYIRALLDELDYVGVLALELFQTREGDLLANEMAPRVHNSGHWTMDGAVTSQFENHLRAIQGLPLGETTALAPTCMVNVIGREGDITALLALPQAHLHRYDKSERPGRKLGHVNLVAATHDELLASVKSCAELLPGSPAPTFSFE; encoded by the coding sequence ATGAATATCGGTGTACTGGGTGCCGGCCAGCTCGGCCGCATGTTGGCTCTGGCCGGGTATCCTCTGGGTAATCGGTTCACCTTCCTCGATACCACCGGTAACCCCAGCGCGGGCATCGGTGAGGTGATCGTCGACCCGAATAACCAGCACCTGGACGAATTTCTCGCAAAGGTCGACCTGGTGACCTACGAATTCGAGCATCTGCCGGTGGAGTTGGTGCGCGAAATCGAGGCGCAAAAGCCGGTCTATCCGGGCAGCCGCGCCATTGCGGTATGCCAGAACCGGGTGGAGGAGAAAGCGCTGTTCGATCGGCTGGGCATTCCCACCCCCGCCTACCGCGTGGTGGAGAGCGCCGAGCAGCTGGAGGCGGCCGCCCGCGAACTGGGCTGCCCTGTGGTGGCCAAGTCGGTCACCGAGGGCTACGACGGCAAGGGTCAGGCGGTTTTGAAGCAGCCCGAGCAGGCGCTCGAGTCTTGGAACTCCATTGGCCACTCGCAGCTTATCGTGGAGGCGTTCGTCGATTTCGTGCGTGAAGTGTCGATCATCGCCGTGCGCGGGCGCGATGGCCAGGTCGTCTTCTATCCGATGGCGGAAAACGTGCATGTCGATGGCATTCTGCGCTACTCCCTGGCGCCGATGCCCGACCTCGATGCTGCCGTACAGCAGACCGCCGACGGCTACATCCGGGCGCTGCTGGATGAGCTGGACTACGTTGGTGTGCTGGCTCTGGAGCTGTTCCAGACCCGCGAGGGAGACCTGCTGGCCAACGAAATGGCACCACGAGTCCATAACTCCGGCCACTGGACCATGGACGGAGCGGTTACCAGCCAGTTCGAGAATCATCTGCGCGCCATCCAGGGGCTGCCCTTGGGTGAGACCACCGCGCTGGCGCCCACCTGCATGGTCAACGTAATCGGTCGCGAAGGCGATATCACCGCGCTGCTGGCGCTGCCCCAGGCGCACCTGCACCGCTACGACAAGAGCGAGAGACCCGGACGCAAGCTGGGCCACGTCAATCTGGTCGCCGCCACCCATGACGAGCTGCTGGCGAGCGTGAAGTCTTGCGCCGAGCTGCTTCCCGGTTCGCCGGCCCCCACCTTCAGTTTCGAATAA
- the purE gene encoding 5-(carboxyamino)imidazole ribonucleotide mutase produces MSSNSSPKVGVIMGSKSDWPVMEHAVTMLERLGVACETRVVSAHRTPDLLFDYAKGAAARGLQVIVAGAGGAAHLPGMVASQTALPVLGVPVESKALKGLDSLLSIAQMPGGIAVGTLAIGKAGATNAGLLAAQIVALQDASVRQAVEAFRDEQTRNVLDNPDPRPEPDVQ; encoded by the coding sequence ATGTCGTCGAACAGCTCGCCCAAGGTGGGCGTGATCATGGGCTCGAAGTCCGACTGGCCGGTAATGGAGCATGCCGTGACCATGCTCGAGCGACTGGGTGTGGCCTGTGAAACCCGTGTGGTCTCCGCCCATCGCACGCCGGATCTGCTGTTCGACTACGCCAAGGGGGCGGCGGCTCGCGGGCTGCAGGTGATCGTCGCCGGTGCCGGTGGTGCCGCGCATCTGCCTGGCATGGTGGCGTCCCAGACGGCGCTTCCCGTGCTGGGCGTGCCGGTGGAATCCAAGGCGCTCAAGGGGCTGGATTCACTGCTTTCCATCGCCCAGATGCCGGGCGGCATTGCGGTGGGCACCCTGGCCATCGGCAAGGCGGGGGCGACCAATGCGGGCTTGCTGGCGGCGCAGATCGTGGCACTGCAGGATGCCAGCGTACGCCAGGCCGTGGAAGCCTTTCGCGACGAGCAGACCCGTAATGTGCTGGATAACCCCGATCCTCGTCCCGAGCCTGACGTGCAATGA
- a CDS encoding XRE family transcriptional regulator — translation MSTAHAFASAELADPPRSSPDLDVRELEKRTRLMRIITRLIAVSELGSREIARRAGLPVQKISDLLSGRLEHLSVDELLLLHRAIDPELTPP, via the coding sequence ATGAGTACGGCACACGCATTCGCTAGCGCGGAATTGGCAGACCCTCCGCGAAGCAGCCCTGACCTCGATGTCAGGGAATTGGAAAAACGCACACGCTTGATGCGTATCATTACACGGCTTATCGCCGTCTCCGAGCTGGGAAGCCGGGAAATCGCCAGACGTGCGGGGTTACCCGTGCAGAAGATCAGCGATCTGCTCTCCGGCCGGCTGGAACACTTGAGTGTCGATGAGCTATTGCTGCTGCATCGCGCCATCGACCCGGAGCTGACGCCGCCATAG
- the gabT gene encoding 4-aminobutyrate--2-oxoglutarate transaminase, whose protein sequence is MTSKLSNAELNELKKRFVANGAATPTEQFVARAENAELWDEDGRRWIDFAGGIGVLNLGHRHPKIVKAVQDQLERVMHTCSAVISYAPYVQLCQRLCEKAPVKGPQRKAMLVNTGAEALENAVKIARAATGRSGVITFDGAFHGRTMLTLAMTGKVLPYKNDFGPMPGDVYRAPYPNPLHGISDGMALAALEKLFKTDIPAHRVAAIVIEPVQGEGGFYIASPGYLRALRELCDRHGILLIVDEVQSGFARTGKLFALEHSGIEADMLTTAKSLANGMPLSAVVGTAEVMDASGPGSLGGTYSGNPLACAAALAVLDAIEEENILARSEQMGRLLAERFATWEQRFAAVSHPRNLGAMAAFELLDTDGKPDPALAQALCAKAREQGLILLSCGFYGNTIRVLVPITAPSDVLEEGLSVIERSLEALAG, encoded by the coding sequence ATGACCAGCAAGCTCTCCAATGCCGAACTGAATGAACTCAAGAAGCGCTTTGTGGCCAACGGTGCCGCCACGCCCACCGAACAGTTCGTGGCCCGCGCCGAAAATGCCGAACTATGGGACGAGGATGGCCGTCGCTGGATCGACTTCGCCGGCGGTATCGGTGTGCTCAACCTGGGACATCGTCACCCCAAAATCGTCAAGGCCGTGCAGGATCAGCTCGAGCGTGTCATGCACACCTGCTCGGCGGTGATTTCCTATGCGCCCTATGTGCAGCTATGCCAGCGGTTGTGCGAGAAAGCGCCGGTCAAGGGTCCGCAGCGCAAGGCGATGCTGGTCAATACCGGTGCCGAGGCACTGGAAAACGCCGTCAAGATCGCCCGTGCCGCCACCGGCCGTTCAGGTGTCATTACCTTCGACGGCGCCTTCCACGGCCGCACCATGCTGACCCTGGCCATGACCGGCAAGGTGCTGCCCTACAAGAATGATTTCGGCCCCATGCCGGGGGACGTCTATCGCGCGCCCTATCCCAATCCGCTGCACGGGATCAGTGACGGGATGGCTCTGGCCGCGCTGGAGAAACTCTTCAAGACCGATATCCCGGCCCACCGGGTGGCGGCTATCGTCATCGAGCCGGTGCAGGGGGAAGGCGGATTCTACATCGCCTCGCCCGGCTACCTCAGGGCGTTGCGTGAGCTTTGTGACCGCCACGGCATCCTGTTGATCGTCGACGAGGTGCAGTCGGGCTTTGCCCGTACCGGCAAGCTGTTCGCACTCGAACACAGCGGCATCGAGGCCGATATGCTGACCACGGCCAAGTCGCTGGCCAACGGCATGCCGCTCTCCGCGGTGGTGGGTACCGCCGAGGTTATGGACGCCTCCGGCCCCGGCTCCCTGGGGGGCACCTACAGCGGCAACCCGCTCGCCTGTGCCGCGGCGCTGGCCGTGCTGGATGCCATCGAGGAAGAGAACATTCTGGCGCGTAGCGAGCAGATGGGGCGTTTACTGGCCGAGCGTTTCGCCACTTGGGAGCAGCGCTTCGCGGCGGTGAGCCATCCGCGCAACCTGGGTGCCATGGCGGCCTTCGAGCTGCTCGATACCGACGGCAAGCCGGACCCCGCCTTGGCTCAGGCGCTATGCGCCAAGGCCCGCGAGCAAGGCTTGATCCTGCTCTCCTGCGGTTTCTACGGCAATACCATTCGCGTGCTGGTGCCGATTACCGCACCGTCCGACGTGCTGGAAGAAGGGTTGAGCGTGATCGAGCGCTCGCTGGAGGCGCTGGCAGGCTAG
- a CDS encoding NAD-dependent succinate-semialdehyde dehydrogenase gives MTLIDSLLIDGTAAALVGGRWHTGDARFAVTNPATGETLAQVADLNAEQAREAVSAADAAGAAWKRVTVKKRAALLRAWFERIQKDAEALAELMTLEQGKPLAESRGEVVYGASFIEFFAEGAKRMAGETLPVHAADKRMLVLREPVGVVAAITPWNFPMAMITRKCAPAIAAGCTVVIKPAEATPLTALALARMALEVGFPEGVINVVTAAKPAAVGEVLTTDPRVRKVSFTGSTPVGKTLLAQCAGTVKKASMELGGNAPFIVFDDADLDAAVSGAIASKYRNAGQTCVCTNRFLVQEGIYDAFVEALAERVAALQVGDGREPGTTIGPLINQAAVDKVQRHVDDAVARGGRLLCGGHRHAQGENFFAPTVIADATTEMCVAREETFGPLAPVFRFRDEEEAIAMANDTPFGLAAYFYARDYRRIWRVMEGLEYGMVGVNEGLISTELAPFGGVKESGLGREGSHHGLEEFTELKYVCVGGL, from the coding sequence ATGACGTTAATCGACTCGCTGTTGATCGATGGTACCGCCGCTGCCCTGGTGGGAGGGCGTTGGCACACGGGCGATGCCCGTTTTGCCGTGACCAACCCGGCCACGGGAGAGACGCTGGCCCAGGTGGCGGACCTGAACGCGGAGCAAGCGCGTGAAGCGGTGAGCGCCGCCGATGCGGCCGGTGCCGCCTGGAAGCGTGTGACGGTCAAGAAGCGCGCCGCCCTGCTGCGCGCCTGGTTCGAACGTATTCAGAAAGATGCCGAAGCACTGGCCGAGCTGATGACGCTGGAGCAGGGCAAGCCGCTGGCCGAATCGCGCGGGGAAGTGGTCTATGGGGCCAGCTTCATCGAGTTCTTCGCCGAGGGGGCCAAGCGCATGGCCGGCGAGACGCTGCCCGTTCATGCAGCCGACAAGCGCATGTTGGTACTGCGCGAGCCGGTGGGCGTGGTGGCAGCTATCACGCCGTGGAACTTCCCCATGGCGATGATTACCCGCAAGTGCGCCCCGGCTATCGCCGCGGGCTGCACGGTGGTGATCAAGCCGGCTGAAGCGACGCCGCTTACCGCTCTGGCTCTCGCCAGAATGGCGCTTGAGGTCGGTTTCCCGGAAGGGGTGATCAACGTCGTTACCGCCGCCAAGCCCGCCGCCGTGGGCGAGGTACTGACCACGGACCCGCGGGTGCGCAAGGTTTCCTTTACCGGCTCCACGCCTGTCGGCAAGACGCTGCTGGCCCAGTGTGCCGGTACCGTCAAGAAAGCATCCATGGAGCTGGGCGGCAATGCCCCTTTCATCGTCTTCGACGATGCGGACCTGGACGCCGCCGTGTCCGGTGCCATCGCTTCCAAGTATCGCAATGCCGGCCAGACCTGTGTCTGCACCAACCGCTTCCTGGTCCAGGAGGGTATCTACGATGCCTTTGTCGAAGCGTTGGCAGAGCGCGTGGCTGCGCTGCAAGTGGGCGACGGTCGTGAGCCGGGAACGACGATTGGCCCGCTGATCAACCAGGCGGCCGTCGACAAGGTACAGCGCCACGTGGATGACGCCGTGGCCAGGGGCGGGCGCCTGTTGTGCGGTGGCCACCGCCACGCCCAGGGGGAGAACTTCTTTGCGCCCACCGTGATCGCCGACGCCACCACCGAGATGTGCGTAGCCCGGGAAGAGACCTTCGGCCCCCTGGCCCCGGTGTTTCGTTTCCGCGACGAGGAGGAAGCGATCGCTATGGCCAACGATACCCCCTTCGGCTTGGCCGCCTACTTCTATGCCCGCGATTACCGCCGTATCTGGCGTGTCATGGAAGGCCTGGAGTACGGCATGGTCGGGGTCAATGAAGGCCTGATCTCCACCGAACTTGCGCCCTTCGGTGGCGTCAAGGAGTCCGGCCTCGGGCGCGAGGGCTCGCACCACGGTCTCGAGGAGTTCACCGAGCTCAAGTACGTCTGCGTGGGCGGTCTCTGA